One stretch of Mangifera indica cultivar Alphonso chromosome 9, CATAS_Mindica_2.1, whole genome shotgun sequence DNA includes these proteins:
- the LOC123225834 gene encoding uncharacterized protein LOC123225834 isoform X2, producing MAFDLTDFPVPQESNCYMQLGWQCDFSFGYGFDVIEEDATNEKYCIQVLRILITKADTEIDKLEKDLVFLQNELAGVEYEEWFEICCNALRKQIDCLYIANEQPHDLMVLDSSDSTAHTAEHLEENTKFIFADLSAVVKEESQASSISYTESGSFLNTSLINQEKKNNNSEAVKVCYEQLRQIDVKDSSPNSLKSEAGDLDEKEVLSSVKTETSMKAEAREHCFTSVCNKVIQTSLNSTDERKYDLEVVMDQSADIMSKNSNGGGLKHIVNRSNKNKKLCASNLKIVSDESEENSSASIEGVIGVDSASKSMRKNANLSKRVKLISFITKDLDSNICEPEEGYPDVKRIMRKPDFEVNGNEEVCTYRTTTAGKDKIVDSSSNPEGKVNPPKAEKPATAVMQDANADALRHATGVSWGSNNSDLRFTVPRQAKVGNSYSSSESTCTISQTTISRQEKGGNSDTSLDALRPATGLSRRRNDSGSAPTTSRQLRVQNSDISPAALSHATGLDQRRNNSDSRVPAFRQAIVGNCSFDKKLCDFAHKSASKRGMKESSLILSDVLKSSNLSSEAKGKRKPSLQNVKAKKSCLIDTQQSALSSLLHLQDDKGKMTANAQTVERKTQGEDVQTAESVANSVKFNTDLSVKPQKNYVKRKFKLNPPSAKESGFQSAERIPQSSFIAKAKRQWKSEPVSDSSSSDHSLNTKILKKAAQHGQCEGKEKDIGFDDSQNSISVPQKKRKKNTSIPEVVEIKGSTLQIDLLKSPIHSTGKDDIWITKSCYNSIDSCTEVVTSSPFSTSKLMELKIGELRTIAKEQKLTKYYKLRKTDLVERIANKLGSC from the exons ATGGCATTTGATTTAACTGATTTTCCAGTTCCACAAGAGAGTAATTGCTATATGCAACTTGGATGGCAATGTGACTTTTCCTTTGGTTATGGGTTTG ATGTGATTGAAGAAGATGCTACCAATGAGAAATATTGTATACAGGTTCTGAGGATCTTGATTACAAAGGCTGACACTGAAATTGACAAACTTGAAAAAGATTTGGTATTTCTTCAGAATGAACTAGCTGGGGTGGAATATGAAGAGTGGTTTGAGATATGCTGCAATGCTTTGAGAAAACAGATAGATTGTCTTTATATTGCG AATGAACAGCCCCATGATCTAATGGTACTAGACAGTTCTGATTCTACTGCTCACACTGCTGAACATCTCGAAGagaacacaaaatttatttttgcgGACTTGAGTGCTGTCGTAAAGGAGGAAAGTCAAGCATCCAGTATCAGTTATACAGAAAGTGGTTCATTCTTAAATACATCTTTGATCAatcaagagaagaaaaataataattcagaAGCAGTTAAG GTCTGTTATGAACAGCTTAGGCAAATTGATGTTAAAGATTCCAGTCCTAACTCTTTGAAATCAGAAGCTGGTGACCTTGACGAAAAAGAAGTATTGAGCAGTGTTAAGACAGAAACTTCTATGAAGGCTGAAGCCAGAGAACACTGTTTTACTTCTGTGTGCAACAAGGTGATCCAAACTTCTTTGAACTCCACAGATGAGAGAAAATACGATCTAGAAGTGGTTATGGATCAG TCTGCTGATATCATGTCAAAGAATTCCAATGGAGGTGGGTTGAAGCATATTGTTAACCGCTCCAACAAGAACAAAAAACTGTGCgcttctaatttaaaaattgtaagtGATGAATCAGAAGAAAACAGTTCTGCATCTATAGAAGGTGTTATAGGTGTTGATTCAGCATCGAAATCAATGAGAAAGAATGCAAACCTTTCCAAGAGGGTCAAG CTGATAAGTTTTATCACAAAAGATTTGGACTCAAATATTTGTGAACCTGAAGAAGGTTATCCTGATGTGAAGAGGATAATGCGCAAGCCAGATTTCGAAGTTAACGGAAATGAGGAAGTCTGCACATACCGTACTACAACTGCTGGCAAAGATAAAATTGTGGATTCATCTTCCAATCCTGAAGGCAAAGTTAACCCTCCAAAAGCAGAGAAG CCTGCAACTGCTGTCATGCAAGATGCTAATGCTGATGCTTTGAGGCATGCAACTGGTGTCAGCTGGGGAAGCAACAATTCTGATTTGAGGTTCACTGTTCCTAGGCAGGCAAAAGTTGGAAATTCATATAGCAGTAGTGAGTCTACCTGTACTATaagccaaacaactatttcaaGGCAGGAAAAAGGTGGAAATTCTGATACTAGTCTTGATGCTTTGAGACCTGCAACTGGACTGAGCAGGAGGAGAAATGATTCTGGTTCTGCACCAACTACTTCCAGACAGTTACGAGTTCAAAATTCTGATATTAGCCCTGCTGCTTTGAGTCATGCAACTGGCCTGGATCAAAGGAGAAATAATTCTGATTCTAGAGTACCTGCATTCAGACAGGCAATAGTTGGAAATTGCAGTTTTGATAAAAAACTCTGTGATTTTGCTCATAAGTCTGCAAGTAAGCGTGGGATGAAAGAATCCAGTTTAATTCTGTCTGACGTgttaaaatcttcaaatttgtCTTCTGAGgcaaaaggaaagagaaaaccTTCTCTACAAAATGTCAAGGCCAAAAAATCATGTTTGATAGATACTCAACAGTCTGCATTATCTTCACTTCTGCATCTACAAGATGATAAAGGAAAAATGACTGCCAATGCACAGACTGTTGAAAGGAAAACTCAAGGAGAAGACGTTCAAACAGCCGAATCTGTTGCCAATAGTGTGAAATTTAACACTGACTTGTCTGTGaaaccacaaaaaaattatgtaaagaGGAAATTCAAGTTAAATCCACCAAGTGCTAAAGAATCTGGTTTCCAGTCTGCTGAAAGGATTCCACAATCGTCTTTTATTGCAAAAGCTAAGAGACAATGGAAATCTGAGCCTGTCTCTGACAGTTCCAGTTCAGATCACTCTCTGAATACAAAGATATTGAAGAAAGCAGCTCAACATGGTCAGTGTGAAGGCAAAGAGAAAGATATTGGTTTTGATGACAGTCAAAATTCAATTTCAGTGccacaaaagaaaagaaaaaagaatacgaGTATACCAGAGGTTGTGGAGATTAAAGGTTCAACTCTTCAAATTGACTTGTTAAAATCGCCAATTCATTCTACAGGTAAGGATGATATTTGGATCACAAAATCATGCTACAACTCAATTGATTCCTGCACTGAGGTAGTGACTTCTTCGCCTTTTTCTACTAGTAAACTAATGGAACTAAAAATAGGTGAGCTGAGGACCATCGCAAAGGAGCAGAAACTAACCAAGTATTATAAGCTTCGAAAAACTGATCTGGTCGAGCGAATAGCCAATAAATTAGGTTCTTGCT
- the LOC123225834 gene encoding uncharacterized protein LOC123225834 isoform X1 has protein sequence MAFDLTDFPVPQESNCYMQLGWQCDFSFGYGFDVIEEDATNEKYCIQVLRILITKADTEIDKLEKDLVFLQNELAGVEYEEWFEICCNALRKQIDCLYIANEQPHDLMVLDSSDSTAHTAEHLEENTKFIFADLSAVVKEESQASSISYTESGSFLNTSLINQEKKNNNSEAVKVCYEQLRQIDVKDSSPNSLKSEAGDLDEKEVLSSVKTETSMKAEAREHCFTSVCNKVIQTSLNSTDERKYDLEVVMDQSADIMSKNSNGGGLKHIVNRSNKNKKLCASNLKIVSDESEENSSASIEGVIGVDSASKSMRKNANLSKRVKLISFITKDLDSNICEPEEGYPDVKRIMRKPDFEVNGNEEVCTYRTTTAGKDKIVDSSSNPEGKVNPPKAEKQPATAVMQDANADALRHATGVSWGSNNSDLRFTVPRQAKVGNSYSSSESTCTISQTTISRQEKGGNSDTSLDALRPATGLSRRRNDSGSAPTTSRQLRVQNSDISPAALSHATGLDQRRNNSDSRVPAFRQAIVGNCSFDKKLCDFAHKSASKRGMKESSLILSDVLKSSNLSSEAKGKRKPSLQNVKAKKSCLIDTQQSALSSLLHLQDDKGKMTANAQTVERKTQGEDVQTAESVANSVKFNTDLSVKPQKNYVKRKFKLNPPSAKESGFQSAERIPQSSFIAKAKRQWKSEPVSDSSSSDHSLNTKILKKAAQHGQCEGKEKDIGFDDSQNSISVPQKKRKKNTSIPEVVEIKGSTLQIDLLKSPIHSTGKDDIWITKSCYNSIDSCTEVVTSSPFSTSKLMELKIGELRTIAKEQKLTKYYKLRKTDLVERIANKLGSC, from the exons ATGGCATTTGATTTAACTGATTTTCCAGTTCCACAAGAGAGTAATTGCTATATGCAACTTGGATGGCAATGTGACTTTTCCTTTGGTTATGGGTTTG ATGTGATTGAAGAAGATGCTACCAATGAGAAATATTGTATACAGGTTCTGAGGATCTTGATTACAAAGGCTGACACTGAAATTGACAAACTTGAAAAAGATTTGGTATTTCTTCAGAATGAACTAGCTGGGGTGGAATATGAAGAGTGGTTTGAGATATGCTGCAATGCTTTGAGAAAACAGATAGATTGTCTTTATATTGCG AATGAACAGCCCCATGATCTAATGGTACTAGACAGTTCTGATTCTACTGCTCACACTGCTGAACATCTCGAAGagaacacaaaatttatttttgcgGACTTGAGTGCTGTCGTAAAGGAGGAAAGTCAAGCATCCAGTATCAGTTATACAGAAAGTGGTTCATTCTTAAATACATCTTTGATCAatcaagagaagaaaaataataattcagaAGCAGTTAAG GTCTGTTATGAACAGCTTAGGCAAATTGATGTTAAAGATTCCAGTCCTAACTCTTTGAAATCAGAAGCTGGTGACCTTGACGAAAAAGAAGTATTGAGCAGTGTTAAGACAGAAACTTCTATGAAGGCTGAAGCCAGAGAACACTGTTTTACTTCTGTGTGCAACAAGGTGATCCAAACTTCTTTGAACTCCACAGATGAGAGAAAATACGATCTAGAAGTGGTTATGGATCAG TCTGCTGATATCATGTCAAAGAATTCCAATGGAGGTGGGTTGAAGCATATTGTTAACCGCTCCAACAAGAACAAAAAACTGTGCgcttctaatttaaaaattgtaagtGATGAATCAGAAGAAAACAGTTCTGCATCTATAGAAGGTGTTATAGGTGTTGATTCAGCATCGAAATCAATGAGAAAGAATGCAAACCTTTCCAAGAGGGTCAAG CTGATAAGTTTTATCACAAAAGATTTGGACTCAAATATTTGTGAACCTGAAGAAGGTTATCCTGATGTGAAGAGGATAATGCGCAAGCCAGATTTCGAAGTTAACGGAAATGAGGAAGTCTGCACATACCGTACTACAACTGCTGGCAAAGATAAAATTGTGGATTCATCTTCCAATCCTGAAGGCAAAGTTAACCCTCCAAAAGCAGAGAAG CAGCCTGCAACTGCTGTCATGCAAGATGCTAATGCTGATGCTTTGAGGCATGCAACTGGTGTCAGCTGGGGAAGCAACAATTCTGATTTGAGGTTCACTGTTCCTAGGCAGGCAAAAGTTGGAAATTCATATAGCAGTAGTGAGTCTACCTGTACTATaagccaaacaactatttcaaGGCAGGAAAAAGGTGGAAATTCTGATACTAGTCTTGATGCTTTGAGACCTGCAACTGGACTGAGCAGGAGGAGAAATGATTCTGGTTCTGCACCAACTACTTCCAGACAGTTACGAGTTCAAAATTCTGATATTAGCCCTGCTGCTTTGAGTCATGCAACTGGCCTGGATCAAAGGAGAAATAATTCTGATTCTAGAGTACCTGCATTCAGACAGGCAATAGTTGGAAATTGCAGTTTTGATAAAAAACTCTGTGATTTTGCTCATAAGTCTGCAAGTAAGCGTGGGATGAAAGAATCCAGTTTAATTCTGTCTGACGTgttaaaatcttcaaatttgtCTTCTGAGgcaaaaggaaagagaaaaccTTCTCTACAAAATGTCAAGGCCAAAAAATCATGTTTGATAGATACTCAACAGTCTGCATTATCTTCACTTCTGCATCTACAAGATGATAAAGGAAAAATGACTGCCAATGCACAGACTGTTGAAAGGAAAACTCAAGGAGAAGACGTTCAAACAGCCGAATCTGTTGCCAATAGTGTGAAATTTAACACTGACTTGTCTGTGaaaccacaaaaaaattatgtaaagaGGAAATTCAAGTTAAATCCACCAAGTGCTAAAGAATCTGGTTTCCAGTCTGCTGAAAGGATTCCACAATCGTCTTTTATTGCAAAAGCTAAGAGACAATGGAAATCTGAGCCTGTCTCTGACAGTTCCAGTTCAGATCACTCTCTGAATACAAAGATATTGAAGAAAGCAGCTCAACATGGTCAGTGTGAAGGCAAAGAGAAAGATATTGGTTTTGATGACAGTCAAAATTCAATTTCAGTGccacaaaagaaaagaaaaaagaatacgaGTATACCAGAGGTTGTGGAGATTAAAGGTTCAACTCTTCAAATTGACTTGTTAAAATCGCCAATTCATTCTACAGGTAAGGATGATATTTGGATCACAAAATCATGCTACAACTCAATTGATTCCTGCACTGAGGTAGTGACTTCTTCGCCTTTTTCTACTAGTAAACTAATGGAACTAAAAATAGGTGAGCTGAGGACCATCGCAAAGGAGCAGAAACTAACCAAGTATTATAAGCTTCGAAAAACTGATCTGGTCGAGCGAATAGCCAATAAATTAGGTTCTTGCT